The Oncorhynchus masou masou isolate Uvic2021 chromosome 13, UVic_Omas_1.1, whole genome shotgun sequence genomic interval ATGACATGGCCTTTCAGAGGAATTACCTTCACACACACAattgccaggtcgcaattgtaaatgacaacttgttctcatcttgcctacctggttaaatgaaggtgaaataaaaaaataaaaaaaaccctCTGCCACACGGATGTCGAACGGCAGTGAGGTGCTTATGTCAAATTCTCTTTCAATAAAGTGTACTTTCTTTCCATTGATGTTGCAGCaacaatgtattgtaatgttgttGAAAAGGGCAATGGTCCTTCTCTCCCCAGTCCATACCCACTAACACAGTACACTTTATTTTGTGTGATTTCCCCCCTGCCTAGACGCTTTGGTTAGTTGACAAGTCCTCAGGTCCATTCACAGGCCAGtgtgttgtgaccacaccacagCTCTGGGAAGACGAGATACCATCCAGCCATGTGCTGCTAACCTCGTTAGTGGTTCTGCCAGTTGTATTCCATGCCTGCACTGACCACATTCACAGCTATTTAAAATGTGATTGACAGCTACCTACAGTAAGTAAAGGGCTATTTTGTGTGTCAGGAGGACTGCTCATAAATGTCCATAACAgcgcgaatggaatggcatcaaacacccaGAAACCATGTTTGATACCATGAGCGTGTCCTCctaaattaaggtgccaccaaccaccTGTGGTGTGTCCTGTCTACAGGGCTGACTGAGGAGTCTACCTGTTTAAAGATAATTAAAATAGGTCAAAGAGAAGTTTAGCTTTGAGAAGTCAAGCACTCATTCATTTGATCTGCCTTAGAGAGAACTTTTACACCACGCTCTGCAGAAGAAAATAACTAAATGAGTATACATTTCATCTTCCCTCCATGCAAGACAACAGCCCTTCAACCGCGAAATAAATGGGTTGATGAGGGAGAAGATTACGGAAAGGAGAGAGCCAATAGCCACCGCTGTAAGATTATACCCCAGTCAACTGGATAGACGAGAGCTCAATTGTAAATCATAGCAGTGCAGCTGCCACAACACACTCAAGAAACAGGATGTATCAAGGATGAGccccttttaaacaggtcaaacaACTTCAGTTTTTATCCTGATTTGATCCCACGTTTCCACGAGGGAGTAAATTCATTACGGAGTCGATATTCCAATACCTGGTTTTAGCCTCACGAATTGTGGTGTCCGGCGTCATGCCACAAAACCCGTTCTCATCCTTTCCTTCAAATCCTCGCTTCTGAATTTCAGCACAAAAGCCTTCGCCTGAGATCCATGTGGTAGAACACCAGTTATGGCCCAGTAACTATGGCCCTGCAAGACCATCCTTACCAAGCCTTCCTAGAGGGAGGATGATTGTAACCATTTAGGGACATTTTTCCTTCCCTACAACCACACTCACCACTTGCGTTAAATCATCTCATCATGACCACTTTGCTGTTGCTTGGCGCTCTCGTCCTGGTGAGCGCACGCACTCGTCCTAGTGTGATTTTTCTACAGTATGATCAGAGACAGATTTATGCTGTAAACCATGAAGGGTTTTTTGAACAGTAAAGCTGCTTTGTCTGAACTGTGATCGCAACAGGCTCTGTTCAGCCTACCTGCCCCATAAGACATCATGATCACAAAACATTACTGAGACTAAATATCAAATACATGCAGCCAACTACAGCATCAGATTTTAAATCACAGAGAAATTCAATACTATAGTTTTGGTTCAAAGGCTTAGTGTGTGTGAAGGTGCTGGGCAGCATTGCGACTTCCCTTCATTTGGATGACAGTAGGTCCAATTGGGGAAAAAACACCAGTATGTTGggttcagttttttttttttattcacatTTAAAAAGATGCTCATTGCAGCACATTCCTCGATCAGTCTCTCTTAGTGAGACTTCCTGTCTCAACCGGGTCACTTCCTGTTCGGCAAATAGATCTTAATACAATAGAAATAAACAAAAGCCTCATTCATTTAAAGAGAAAACGTATTTAAAAGAGGAATATCACCATCGGGATAAGAACAGGAGGAGTGAAAAAACAAAGcagcatatacatatacagtctCCTGTGACAGAGGTGTCGTGTGCTTTCTCTGCGCAGGCACATAAACAGTAATAGCGGATTGGTCCTCTGATCAACTTCAATCAGCTttaacacacactgactgacaacaTCCCAGGGTATGTCCACAACGGCACCCTATCCCGACGTAGCGCACTCCTGCTCAAACGTAGCGCACTCCTGCTCAAACGTAGCGCACTCCTGATCAGGCTGATCAAATGtagcgcactatgtagggaatagggtgccacgcAGACCCAATCACTCACCCAGACAGAGACCTAATGGAAGCCTGGAACCAATGAAATCCACTGATAAATAAAGAGACTGCCAATTGAGAGGGAGGTGTAGTGCAGCAGGGCACTAAAAGATATCTGGGCTGCAGTGTCCCCAAACTCAGTGGAGTCAGAGTGGGTCTGACTGATGCCTCGGGTTGCCTGTTGCGGAGCAAGGCCGACACGCACCAACCCACACATGCATAAAACCTCACGCCACTCACACTGAAAACAGCCCCTCTGAGCATGAGCGAGTGTTTGCATATGCATGCATTCAAGGATGTTTGCCTGCCTGTGTGTTTTCCATCCTCTAACTCTCTGTGGCTAGGGGCTGGTGAGTCTCAGTGGAGCCTGCTATAGGGTCTAAATATAAATATGATGTTCCGAGAGCCTTCCAGGGAATCTGTATAGATGTACAGTAACTATGTATGATGTCTATATGCATCATCCCCAAACGCCCTGTTCCTCCAGGCACATATTCTAGAAGCACTACAGACCCACAAACCCAATGAGAAGTCAGCATCATAGCCCAACACTTCTGCTACAGTCCAGTCTCAAGCCCACCCCCCTCCTTTTGTTAatcctccctctgtccatcaACCATCACAGCAGTGAgcaaatttaaaataaaataaaaaagacaaATCCTAAAAAGAAACTCGGAACTCCTTCATAGGCTTCCTCCAGACCATCATCATTATCCTGAGTAGATGTCCAATGGGTCAGGGTTACATTTTTGGGGGTTGACTGTAGTGAAATGTAGCTGCCGTCAAGCAGTCAGTCGTTCGTTGTCCTGGTGAGTGTGTGGGGTCACTGGTACTGGAGGTAGTTCTTGAGGGTCTCTGGCAGAGGGAGGGTGTCTATCTGGTTGAGTCGGTCCCGCCCCAGAGCCAGCCTGGCCACTCGCCTGCACAGGTCCATCAGGGGGAGGGGCTCCGCtgtgacagacaggagagaagacaacattaaaaaataaatgttcacACAGATTTAATAGATGCTATTTCAGAAGGAATGGCAATGAGTGCATTTAATATTGGTGTAGACTAAGCAATATGATATCATTCTCAGAAGGGCTTTTAAGTGCATTTGTTTGTCAGAGATCTTCCCACACAGAGAAACTTTGATAATGAGAGTGCCCTTCACGGACGTCAACTTGACCGGTCCACCTGCCGTGACCATCTGCTCTGTAAGTCCAGCACAAACAGACACGCTCCTGAGCACTGTGTGAAGGTGATGCTCAGGAGCTCACCACACACAGTCTCCCTCACTaaagtacacatacacaatctgcTGAGTCACTGACCACATGGCTTGGAATAGACAGAGTGGGTGGTGTCAAGGGGGACCCTAGGGAATCCTCTAAATGGACTGGTGCCCTTGTAGCTACGTGACCACTAGACAACACACAGCAAAATATATTAGACACACACTGACATTGGACTCTCCTGTATTATACACTAAGATGTTTCCATGGGAAGGATGTGATACAAAAGCAGGCTTGCTGGCAGGCTGGCTTTTGACATGATCTATTTCACCATATAATGAATGTTCTTAAAACTAACAAAGATCCAAAAGAAACGTGCAAAGTGATGATTGACTCAACTTCCAAGAAACTACCTTAAAACATAGGCACACGCGGACAAATACACACGCACTTCCAGATGTCGACTTCCAGGATCCAGCCTGCCTATCTGACTCACTAACAGGCTAAACAGGTCACATGGTTACAGCCTACACCTCACTTGCTGGACAGAGGGATTGTGGGAGATGGATGTAATCTCCTGTCTGCATGTTTCTTCTGCTTGTCTGACTCCATGGTTATATTGGTGTAAGACAGTCATAGGGCGTAAGACAGTTGGGCACCACCTGGAGGATGTAAAATCTACAATTCCTGTTAGAGAGCCTGAATATATTAGGTGACCTCTGAACTCAGTAGTGAAAGGTAGCTCTCACCACCTGCACACACATGGTTCACACACTGGTGTGTCATTACCTAGGCTTACTAACGGAAGACGATCATCTCACTGTAGCCGTGtgtcaggaacacacacacaaacaaggcaAGCCTATTAACATGGAGAGCCATAGTTGAGTCAATTGAGAGGAACAGTAACATAGCATGTTATTCAGTGGAGCTATGGGAATTGCATAGGAGGGATCATAATTATGATGCTGCTGCTTCCAGGAAACTGTCCAATCGTCCAGCTGGTGCGCCCTCTCCCTGCGTTGCCACCAGCGACAAGTGGTCCCATCAAACAGCGGGAATCTGAGCAGGAGTCTGTTAATGTCTGCTGTCAATCAACAGTCTGGCTGAGCTGTCAGACTCCACACTGCTCCGGTGAATgtaggtgtgtgggtgtgtttgcaGGTTGAGGACTTGTATATGAGCATGGAGAAACCTGTATGGTGCGTATCTCTTGGGTATCATGATTAGCTTGAAATAGTCTTCacaaagaaagagacagaaaagggagaggtaggggagaatAACAGCTACATGTTGGTCAGTATTCTATGCAGAAGCATGTCTGCCTCGGCTTGCTGAACTGCATGCCATGTGGGTTCATAAAAACCCATATTACACTTCAAAACATGGGATGAAAGCAAACAGGACAGGGTGATATTAAGTATTAATAGAAGCAAATTAGCTGGAAGTGGTTCAGTTAAAGGGACTAGAAAGTAATATCAAGCAAGCCACTTTCTTCTcttatctccatccctctcctcctatcccgtttatgtccatccatctatctttctctcccctgactcagtccccctctcccccactgcTCGATTAATAATGGTGAGATACAGGTTTGTGTCAGTAAAACAGATATGATGCTGTCTGGGTCTGTCTGATTCAGGCATAGCCCAGGGCTCTCGTTCTGGGACAATCGGGAGCATGCTCTAGGCCTGTATGTAGACATGCACTCAGGTGGAAACACAGAGgtagggcactgatgttggatgattaggcctggctttcagtcagcgttccaattcatcgcaCGTGTTCGatgggcttgaggtcagggctctgtgcaggccagtcaagatcttccacgcagatctcaacaaaccatttctatatggacctcgctttgtgcacgggggcattgtcatgctaaaacaggaaagggccttcccctaACTGTtaccaaagttggaagcacagaatcatctagaatgtcattgtatgctgtagcgtaaagatttcccttcactggaactaaggggcctagcctgaaccatgaaaaacagccccagatgaTTATTCCAAACTTTAAAGTTGGCACTACGCATTGGGGTACGTAGCGAtcccctggcatccgccaaatccagatttACCCAtcaaactgccagatggtgaagcatgattcatcactccagagaaagcgtttccactgctccagagtccaatggcggcaagctttacaccactccagccgacacttggtgatcttaggcttgtgtgcagctgctcggccatggaaacccatttcccgaagctcccgacgaacagttcttgttgTTGCTCAGACATTTCCGATTCAAAATAACAGCACAGTTGATCAGGGAAGCTCTAACAGgccagaaatttgacgaactgacttgttggaaaggtggcatcctatgacggtgccacattgaaagtcagagctcttcagtaaggccgttctactgccaatgtttgaccTTGGTGATTGCATgcctgtgtgctcgattttatacacccgtcAGCAACAGGTGTAGCTGAACTACCCGAATCtgctaatttgaaggggtgtccacacacGTATCTTGATCCTGCTGTCCCAATTTCTTCTTGCGCTCTCCCCATCTTTGTTTCAGATCAATCTCTCCCGCCAGCTCTCATTTCCTCTCAGACTCACAGTCTTTGCGTGCAACCAGGAGAGATGCCAATTGACCTGCTGTCAGGATATTCAGTATGGACTTGTTGATTCTAGACTCAGAGCTTATCTAATCAATATGGAGAACATCTCAAACTGTGCACCAGTTCCAATGACCACCTCGTGAGTGGGAGCATGTGTGTGTCAGATGTAAAATATATAAAAGACTGACTTATTATGgcaagtagtgtgtgtgtgtgtcacacaaaTGTATAAAATTACCATCTTGTGACAAGACGTGTGTGATGTCAATGCATAAAATGAGCAGCTCATCCTGACAAGGAATGTCTGCGTGATTGATTTTTCCAGTAAGTAAGCATGGGAAAGAACGTACAACAGAGACCAATCCCCAAGAGCAcatcacagggagagagagtgagagcacacatcagacagacaggacagacagaacatcacagggggagagagagaacgaacacatcacagggagagagagagaaaggacatcACAAGGAGAGTGTGAGAAATAACGAATGGAAACAgcagtgaggaagagagagagcaagagaatggACAAGCCTCAGCCTCTCTCAAATTGGAAATGTCAGCATCCAAATTGAATCGCTGACTTCAGCTGAATCCAATTGCTCACTGAACTAACGGACACCAGTCGTCCGTTGGTGCTTTATTACCAGACAGAAGCAAATGATCCAGTCCATTTAGCCACTGATCCCCAGACAGAAGCAAATGATCCAGTCCGTTTAGCCACTGATCCCCAGACAGAAGCAAATGATCCAGTCCATTTAGCCACTGATCCCCAGACAGAAGCAAATGATCCAGTCCGTTTAGCCACTGATCCCCAGACAGAAGCAAATGATCCAGTCCATTTAGCCACTGATCCCCAGACAGAAGCAAATGATCCAGTCCGTTTAGCCACTGATCCCCAGACAGAAGCAAATGATCCAGTCCATTTAGCCACTGATCCCCAGACAGAAGCAAATGATCCAGTCCGTTTAGCCACTGATCCCCAGACAGAAGCAAATGATCCAGTCCATTTAGCCACTGATCCCCAGACAGAAGCAAATGATCCAGTCCATTTAGCCACTGATCCCCAGACAGAAGCAAATGATCCAGTCCGTTTAGCCACTGATCCCCAAACAGAAGCAAATGATCCAGTCCGTTTAGCCACTGATCCCCAGACAGAAGCAAATGATCCAGTCCGTTTAGCCACTGATCCCCAGACAGAAGCAAATGATCCAGTCCGTTTAGCCACTGATCCCTAGACAGAAGCAAATGATCCAGTCCGTTTAGCCACTGATCCCCAGACAGAAGCAAATGATCCAGTCCGTTTAGCCACTGATCCCCAGACAGAAGCAAATGATCCAGTCCATTTAGCCACTGATCCCCAGACAGAAGCAAATGATCCAGTCCGTTTAGCCACTGATCCCCAGACAGAAGCAAATGATCCAGTCCATTTAGCCACTGACCCCTGCAGTGCCCCTATACACTCGGGTCCTCAGCATAATAAAGCCTGCTATACCTCTGCAAGACATTGAGTACGGTTACATGCACACGACACCattattgtggatagtcagattaatataagTTTGTTTAAAACGTTTACATACTTTGCAAGAATAACtatttccctaataatcctgttgACAGCAGTAAATCACCAATGAAAATAAACGTTCTACCACAGTGACAATGTTATTTTTGCGAAGCCTATTATATTCAGAGTTCGGGCATATAAAGTTTGTATCTGAAAACTATTTCTAAAGATGCACACTGTTTTCCAAACTCACTTCACTTGTGcataagagggaggcttgcaataCCCGGTGCTGGCACATGTGCAGATCAAACACACCACTGAAACGCTGATTAAGCGGTTTACGTGTCCTAATCATTCTAAAGATTGCAAAATAAAATGTGTGTTTAAAATTGCTGTATGCTTACCTCGATTTTGACATTAAACCAATTCagataagcagagtaaggtgtttgTGACTATTACCATACTCGGCCTGCTTGACACAATCAGTTTAATATCGAATTATTAGTGTTCATGTAAACGTACTCACTGTCTGAATCTATTCTCCACACTATCAGGAGACTTACAGCAGAGTTTCATGGCTCCAAACAAGAGGAGCCTCCATTCACAACCAAGATGATCCAGTCCCAGCCAGCACACCATCCCCAGCCCAAATCTCCCTCCCCAAGCCAGCACTTGCTGTAACGTCTCCTCTCCCCATTCAGCTAAACGGTTTCTACGGCAACTCCCCTCCGTGATCAGAAGTGTAAATATTGAAGCAGGGATTTGAGGGTAAACGAAACAGTgggagtgagtgagaaagagatatcggggggagagagcgagtgagagaaagAGCCAGCATGAAATGGTGTGCATTTGTAACAGAGGTTTTGCAAAGTGCTCACCTCTTGTTATTCTCTTGTtaagctctgaatgagtttggcTGCTGGTAGCCTCCCTATGGCTGTAGTGTTGTGCCATTTTGGTATGTGAAGAACAGTGATTAGAATATAGCTAACAGGACAGCCTGATCCCCCCTCTCCTATTGTTTTCTATTTACAGGCTTTATGGAGCAACAGAAACACTAAAGAAATCAATAAAGCTTCTATCAGTGTGAAAGTCGTGTGGAGAAGAAACTGTGTGTTCGCTGAGAAAGACAGGATCAGAGAATTGCATTAACTATGTTAAGGGACAATTTGAGAAAGTGATGGAAAAGTGGAGGGACATCTCTCTTCACATGGTTTTATTGCAAGAGAAGACTCCTTTACCACAGCGCGTCTAAAACAGAAACATGGAGAAGCTACCTTGGGGAATACAAGCCAATGCCTGGCATCTCAGTGTATGCATAGTCATATACTGTCTGCATGTTCCTGTGCCCCATTTCCAAAGTATAATTAAGCATTAAGGCCAGAGGGGTGTGGTAAGGGCTGTTCTCAGACACCCCTGAGAtgccttattactattataaactgATTACTAAGATAAATACAATTCATGCATCAGACCAGTGGTTTATTGTCTGATATACCTCTGGCTGTTTCAGCCATAATAGCATCCAGTACCCAAACTACCCAATTTATAATATACCATGCTTTCCTCTGAAGCATTCCTACAGAACAAATAAATACTATTAACATCAGTGTAGAGAGAAGATGACACACACAGGATTCCTACATAATGAGGCTACAGAGTTGTGACAAAGCAAGGACATGGGGTGGACAGAGTTATGCTTCAGAAGCTGCTTCCATTAGCTTCTCTTACATTATACAACTTCATTCCCTAAACTTTACTCCATCTTCATTTAGTTTGGGAAAACacagcagaggggagagagagctggagaaaaAGAGGGATATTGTGAGGGAAATTGAGAAAAGgggtagagagaaatagaaaggggGAGAGTGAGACAACCCCATGCCCTATAATAAACCAACACTAAAACACTAAGTAAACCAGTTGATGAAGAATAGGGCTTGTGTTCTAATGGGCTATAGAATAATGCATTAATGTCACACGTTCCACACAAACAGCCCAGTGTGTTGGTCTGTGAGATAGAGACAAGAAAACCATGCAACAGAGGGTGACTGTATGGggcacaatacacacacacaccttccttcGCAAGGCGAGACATTGAGCTCTGCGCCACACTGGGACTGCCTCCAGAATTACTCCACTCCTGGCTCCCTTCCGTGAACTCACACACCTGGCTTGCGGCCATGAAAATTAGTAGTTAATGTCTGAccgtctggggggggggggggggggggggggggggttgactgAGGAGAGAGCTTATGGGTAAGCTTACTATGGGTAAAGACATCTTTTTATAGATCAGAGCCGAGAAACACACACCAGCAGGCCCTCCCCCACTTTCTCTCCACAGTAGCAGAGGCAGTCACTACACACATAACTGTATACAGTCAACCCAGGAAGTCTGAAGTATAACACACTATCAGCTAGTCTCGCTGTACTGACATGCCACTGATTAGTGTACTGGAGGCTATAGATTGACAGAGACCAGTGGCCAACTCTAGCTCCAACACAGCTGATGCAGCTAATCTAGGTCCTGATGAGCAGCTGATTGGTAGAATCTCAGTATCCAGTAGGTCTGCAGGAGGAAGGTAAGCCACCTCTGGTATACAGCATCTCCATGCTCAGGCTGTCACTACTAGAGTATTATTCAGTCTCTGGGACTAACCTAGTGAGGAAACAGTCActtactgtctgtcaacacacagcCTCATCGTCTCCAGTCCAGTATGTCCAAAACccatgactaactgactgacagacacacagatgaTTAAATCCAAATGTCTTTCTCCTTCAACCCTTTTCCGTAGTTGTCTCCAGTGGTTAGCGTCAGGGATGACTATTCTGGACTGATGTGCAGTGTGCTTCTCTGACACCTTCCTGGGTGTCCTAGCTTTACCCAGGTGGGTGCTAGACATCGGTAGTGGAGGGGTTCTACCCATGGAGCCTGACTTCAGAGAGTACCACTGAGAAGCGCTGCATCAGCGACAGCAAGGGCGCCCTGATGAACGGCTCTGGACCAATCTGAAACCCCGTGGATGTGACCTCCCTCCATTTCATCTCTGAACTGCCTCTACTCTAGCCTTCCTCCTGGCACCGACTATGCAAGCCATTAACTAACTACCCTGCCTGCCATGACAGTCCATCTACTGTTTTACAAAATTGcattattttgttttgttgttgcttaAAGTGCTATGAAATTGTAATAAAAAACACTATAAGTTTAATTTATAATTATTAACCTTAGCCACTTcatctcactccctccctttcccccatTCTCTTTTCTTCCTCCAGCTCTGTCCCTCCATCTTTCCATCCCTCCCACTGGTTATATTCATGTGCTCTGCGCATGTCGATTCATCAGAAATCTCCCCTGGGCAAGAGGCTGCCTCAGCACTTCTAAAATAAGCCCCGGCTCCAAACACAATATAATTGTGCTGTTCAACATTTCCTACAGACGCCTCCCTCGTCCCGCCTGCCTCCCCTCATCAACACAGTAAACAATGAAAAGCGAGGGCTCCAACTTGGTTTTATATTCAGAGATGGGGAGAGTATGGGTGTATGAGTCACTGGGTTTTGACATTTTGCTTTATTGTTTTCTAAACAAGAGTCAGAGAGAAAGGAAAGTGAGCGCCCTCAAGGCATAATGCAGCATTGACTTGCTGATATTATAGTTGCTTTGAGCTACAGTATAAGAGAATACATAGCCTTGTCAGAGTATGCTATGCTGACTGAGGTATGCAAAACCACAGCACAGACTACAGCAAACCCCACAATATAATGTAGACAGAACAAACAGAAGGCaaaacagccagagagagagaggtttcccACTGTCAAGGCATAAGGACATTGACTTACGATCCAGTCCATTGACGTAGCGGATGGAGACCTCACAGTGTCCCCACACGGCGCTGACGATGGGGTACAGCCTCTTGCCCTTTAACCCTCTGAAGGCCACGCCCAGGTACTGGCCGTCCACCATGAAGCTGAGTGAGCCCTCGTCCATGTCCAGCACCACCAGCAGGGCATCTGGCAGAACAAACGACTCGTCTGCCTCCAGAAAACATGGGTATGTTGGTGCCGAGGTGGAGGCCGGCCGGTTCTTACTGTCATAGTAGAGTCTGTTCCGGCCCAAGTCCCAGCCCCACGACTCACAGTCCGAACCCACCAGGGCTGTGTAACCCACAGAGTGTAGAAGAGCGTCAGCCGTGCCCACCCCTACGACAGCGTGTGTTCCTCGTTGTCTCACCGGCCAGTGGATCCGCCAGACATGGAGCCCCCGTGTGTAGCCCACCTGGCCACGGATGCAGTCGGTGCTCTGGGCTACCGGGTGGCGGTGGAAGGTCAGCTTGTCATCCTCCTTGACAAAGACATTGAGCGAGCGGTCTTCGGGGTTCCAGGCGTGGTGGAGCTGCAGGTCAGAGGTCGCAGGGGGCATGTCCAGAAGCAGGTCCAAACGAGGAGGCCGGCAGAAGTCTGGACCCCGCAGCTCACGGCGGACCGGCCGGTATGAAGGCTCACCCCGTGCGTCCACTGACTTGATGCTGCCTGAGATCTTCTGACCCATCGCtgcagagggggatggagggagagggggatggagggtggAGCGAGGGTAGTATGGGGCTTCCCGCCGTTACCTCATGGACGCTGTAGCCAGAAGAGCAGTCGTCCCAGGTTGAGAGACGCTCACAGAGACACTCAGTCCACGGTCAGAGGAAACTCGcaactagaggagagacagaggaaaacatTACTTGACTTTATCATGACATATTCTCACTTTCCCAAACTCATGTTACACACAGCAGCTGTGCAAAGACAACTGTTTTTAACGGCCCTTTTCCTTACATATTGAAAATGTAACTCTCAAACAGACAGGCTAATGCAGCTGCAAAAGACTTCCTTCACCCAAATTAAAAACACAACGCATCagaagagtagagggggaggggaggaagacacgaAAGAAAGATGTACCAGTCTGAAACAGCCTCCGGTTGCCCTGTGGTTCCTACCAGCCCTCTGGAAGAAGAGGGAACATCTGAGCAGCCTCACACTCCAAGGGCACCAGACATGAACGTTCACAACCTACACACCAAACAAGAGGAGGCTGTCCCACCACCCCAGAAACGTAGTCACTCAACCACACACTTACCAGATACTGAACAGAGAAGACCAAACATTGTATAAGAAAACACACCATGACAAATGTGGGGTCACTCACATGCACACAATGAAAAGGCCTTTGTGTGTTCTTAAAAAGGAAGGATATTCTAGATGGAACACAAACATTCCTCTGGGTGGAGACTAAACAAGACCAAAAAGATTCGAGAAATCATTCCACAAAGAGGTAAAACAGTCAGTTACCGTGCCACAGATTTTACATAACTATCTCTGGCACATTCACCCTGCCACTACATTTCCCAAAAACCCACCGACTTCATCTGTTTCCACCTGTTCCAAAATGTCCCATTTCAAATACTCCCTCCCTGTTTGAGGAAAGAGACCCACTccacagagatagagatagagatagaacaCTTAACTGGCAACCTGCAACTCCCTGAGAGAGCTGAGCTGCTGCTGGGACACAATGGCGGGAAGCGGTCACATTCAACCCAAACACcagggggaggcagaggagaCGAGGCGGAGGAGGCAAGCCAGGTCCAGATTTAATAACCACATAACACTGAAACTACGGTCTGTGCGAAGCAATACACATGCGCCAGTGTGTTTCAAACCTCATTTGCAttgcactgtctctctctatacaaATTAAAGCTACGTCTTCCATTTACATTAGATTTGTGTacattgtgaaattgttagacagtacttgttagatattactgcactgttggcaccagaaacacaagcatttcgccacatccgcaataacatctgctaaacacgtgtgtgtgaccaataaaatgtgatttgattacaTATTAATTTATAAGTTTATAAATGACTCATGGTGCCATTTGTGCTGGAATGAAGGGTCCTATTTACCACAACGCATAACGCAATGA includes:
- the LOC135553106 gene encoding SPRY domain-containing SOCS box protein 4-like, producing the protein MGQKISGSIKSVDARGEPSYRPVRRELRGPDFCRPPRLDLLLDMPPATSDLQLHHAWNPEDRSLNVFVKEDDKLTFHRHPVAQSTDCIRGQVGYTRGLHVWRIHWPVRQRGTHAVVGVGTADALLHSVGYTALVGSDCESWGWDLGRNRLYYDSKNRPASTSAPTYPCFLEADESFVLPDALLVVLDMDEGSLSFMVDGQYLGVAFRGLKGKRLYPIVSAVWGHCEVSIRYVNGLDPEPLPLMDLCRRVARLALGRDRLNQIDTLPLPETLKNYLQYQ